The sequence ACAGGTTAGAGCCCACGCCGCTCGCGCTGGGCGCGCCCAGCGCGGGACTGTCGTCATCGGCGTGCGCGGAGTGGGCGTCCTCGTGCCACTCGGGGGAGCTCAGCGCCTGCTCAAGCAGGGTATCGGGCGTGTCGATGGCCGCGTCCACCCCGGTGGCCACGAGCCGTTTGCCGGCGAAGCGGTGCTTGTCGATGACGGTGTCCGCCGCCACCACCACACCCGCCGCGCGTGCAATGTCGTCGTCGGTGAACGTCCCCTCCACGCCAATGGACCCGTGCGTCTCGGTCTTGAGTTCGTAGCCGAGCTTGTCCGCGGCGGCCTGCAGGTTTTCCGCCGCCATATATGTGTGGGCGATCCCGGTGGGACACGCCGTGATCGCCAGGATGAGGGGATGCTCCCTTGAATCACTGGAGTCTTGATGCATAACAGCATCTTAGACCGCAGGTTCAGGTGAGCTTAAGGCCCCAGCGAGTGCGCTTGGCCACTTACGGCGTCGGGCGGCCGCCGGCGATACCGAGGGTCTCGCCCGAGATGAAGGAGCCGTCGTCCGAGGCCAGCAGGACGTACGCCGCGGCAAGTTCCGCCGGCTGACCAGCGCGGCCCAGCGGGGTGTCCTTGCCGAACTTCTCGATCTTTTCCTGCGGCTGGCCGTGGCTGGGCTGCAGAGCGGTCCACACTGGGCCGGGTGCCACGGCGTTGACGCGGATGCCGCGCGGCCCGAGCGACTGGGCCAGGCCCTTGCTGAAGTTGTTCAGCGCGGCCTTGGTGATGGCGTAATCCATGAGCGTCTCGGTCGGGTCGTAGGCCTGGATGGAGGAGGTGAAAATAATGGACGAACCCGCCTCCAGGTACTTCAGCGCGGCTTTGGTCACGCGGAAGGAGCCATAGATGTTGGTCTTCATCGTGCGGTCGAACTGCTCGTCCGAGATGTCTTCCAGGTTTTCCTGCCAGATCTGGCGGGAGGCGTTGTTGACCAGGATGTCGAGACCACCGAAGGCCTTCACGGTCTCTTCGACGATCTTCTCGCACTGCTTGCGCTCGGCCAGGTCACCGGGCAGGGCCAGCGCCTTCTGGCCGGCGTCCTCGATGGCCTTGATCACGCGCTGCGCATCTTCTTCCTCGGCGGGGAGGTAGGCGATGGCAACGTCGGCACCCTCGCGGGCGTAGGCGATGGCCGCGGCCGCGCCGATGCCGGAGTCACCACCGGTCACCAGCGCCCGGCGGCCCTTGAGCTTGCCGGAACCTTCGTAGGTATCCAGGCCGATGTCCGGAACCGGATCCATGTGGGTATCCAGCCCTGGCTCTTCCTGAACCTGGCGGCGCGGTTCGATGGACGGGTAGAGAGTGCGGGGATCGTTGAGGTTATTCATCACACGTACTCCTTATCTATTACGCGTTTGGGTACGGCGCGCATGTCTCTTCCATGCGTGCCCGTCGCGTGGTGCCGACGATACGCATTTCCCGCCGCGGCGGGCGGGAGCGGGGCTGGACTGCGGCAGTGTAGAAAGGAGGACACGCACATACGGAAGGAGTTAGCAATGGCTACGTTCGATTACTCGGAGGTCACCCACCTCTTGGACGGGGTCCCCACCGGCATTCGCCTGGGCCACGAGGACACCCCGGCCACGGGTAACGGCACATTCGAGGTTGAGGATCCGGCCACGGGGGAGGTCATCGCCAAGGTGGCCGACGCCCAGTCGGCGGACTGGATGCGCGCACTCGAGCTTGCCGATGCCGTCCGCGACGAATGGGCTGCCGTTGCGCCCCGGACCCGCGCCGACATCCTGCGCGAGATCTTCGACCGCGTCATGGACCGGGCCGATGACTTTGCCACCCTCATGACCCTGGAGATGGGCAAGACCTACGCCGACGCCAAGGCAGAAGTCACCTACGGTGCGGACTACCTGCGCTGGTTCGGCGAGGAGGCCGTGCGTATGTACGGCAACCACTACGCGTCCCCGGCGGGCAATGGCTCGATTACCACGTCGCTGCGCCCGGTCGG is a genomic window of Corynebacterium massiliense DSM 45435 containing:
- a CDS encoding glucose 1-dehydrogenase is translated as MMNNLNDPRTLYPSIEPRRQVQEEPGLDTHMDPVPDIGLDTYEGSGKLKGRRALVTGGDSGIGAAAAIAYAREGADVAIAYLPAEEEDAQRVIKAIEDAGQKALALPGDLAERKQCEKIVEETVKAFGGLDILVNNASRQIWQENLEDISDEQFDRTMKTNIYGSFRVTKAALKYLEAGSSIIFTSSIQAYDPTETLMDYAITKAALNNFSKGLAQSLGPRGIRVNAVAPGPVWTALQPSHGQPQEKIEKFGKDTPLGRAGQPAELAAAYVLLASDDGSFISGETLGIAGGRPTP